DNA sequence from the Pedobacter schmidteae genome:
AAATTTCCAACATCCCTGTGAAAAATCAGAATGGTACACCTATAAAAATCTCTGATCTGGCTACCGTGCAAATGACAGGAGAAACCAGGTTGGGTATATTTGATCAGGATGGCGAAGGGGAAAGGGCCGGTGGTATAGTAGTAATGCGCTATGGCGAAAATGCCGCTGATGTGATAGACAAAGTAAAAGCCAAAATGACCGAGGTAGCAAAAGGACTACCCAAAGGTGTAAAGTTTGATATTGTGTACGATAGGGGTGAGCTGATTAAAGAGTCGGTCGACTCTATAAAAAATACGCTGATTGAAGAGATGATTGTAGTATCGCTTATTGTGTTCATCTTTCTGTTTCACTGGCGTAGTGCATTGAGCATCATCATACAAATTCCAATTACCATTGCCGCCAGCTTTATCTTGCTAAATGCTTTTGGTATTTCTTCCAATATCATGTCGCTTACCGGTATTGCTCTGGCCATTGGTGTAATTGTCGATAATGGCATTATCATGAGCGAAAATGCCTACAAACATCTGGCAGAACGATACGAATTGTGGGAAAAGGATCAAAATAAAACGACAACATCATGATACAGTGGTTTAAAAATATATTTAAAAAATCGCCCGACTGGATTAGCGAGGAAGATCGTCTTGAGGTGATCACCAAATCCAGCAAACAGGTTTCAAGAGGCGTGTTCTTTGCAACCGTTATTATTATTACCTCTTTTTTACCTGTATTTATGTTAACAGGACAAGAAGGGAAACTTTTCCATCCGTTGGCTTATACCAAAACATTCATCATGATTGTGGATGCCTTACTGGTTATTACCCTGGCCCCTGTGCTGATTTCCTTCTTTATGAAAGGTAAGTTTAAGCCCGATAATGCCAATCCGGTAAACCGTTTCCTTGAAAAAGTATATGAACCCGTGATCAGGGTGGTTTTGAAATGGAGAAAGACAACTATTGCAGTCAACGTGATTGCTTTGCTGATCACCATTCCCCTGCTTAAAAACCTGGGTACAGAGTTTATCCCCCCGCTGGACGAGCAAAGCATCTTATTTATGCCTGTAACTTTGCCCGATGTATCTAATGCCGAAGCCAAACGTATTTTGCAGGTGCAGGATAAGATCATCAAATCGGTGCCCGAGGTGGACAAGGTGTTGGGCAAGGCCGGAAGAGCCAGTACCGCCACTGATAACTCGCCGATCAGTATGATCGAAACCATCATTACGCTGAAACCCAAAAGCGAGTGGCGCGAGGGGATTACCAAGAAGGATATCGTAACAGAACTGGATGCAAAACTGCAGATTCCTGGTGTGGTAAATGGCTGGACACAACCCATCATCAACCGTATCAATATGCTGGCTACGGGTATACGTACCGACGTCGGTATTAAAGTGTTTGGACAAAATTTGGATACGATTGCTTCTGTTTCTGAAAAAGTAAAAGCTGCGCTGGAAGGTACGCCCGGGGTGAGCGACTTGTTTGTTGAGCCCATTACCGGAGGTAAATACCTTTCTATTGACATCAAAAGAGAGGAACTTGCCCGCTATGGCTTAAATGTAGATGATGTAAATCAGGTAGTAGAAAGTGCATTGGGTGGGGCCAGTGTTGGTAATACCATCGAAGGGCGCCAACGTTTTTCTATCAGTGTACGTTTGGCACAGGAATACCGCAATAGTGTTGAGCGTATTCAGCGGATTCCTATCCAATCGCCCGGCTTTGGCGAAGTGCCTTTATCTGCAGTGGCCGATGTGAAATTTGAGGATGGCCCGCCTATGATCAGCTCTGATAACGCTATTTTACGTGGTGCTGTAATGTTCAATGTGCGCGACAGGGACTTAGGTAGTACCGTTCAGGATGCCATGGAAAAATTGAACAAAGAAAAAGGAGTGCTTCCGGAAGGTTACTTTCTGGAATGGAGCGGGCAGTATGAAAATCTGATCAGAGGAAAACAAACCTTAATGTGGATTGCTCCCGTAGTGTTGGTGATTATCTTTTTCTCCCTCTATTTTGCTTTTCACTCGGTACGAGAAGCTTTTTTAAGCCTGATTACTGTACCTTTTGCACTAATAGGTGGCGCTTATATGATTTATTTCTGGGGTGTCAACTTATCGGTTGGTGTAGCCGTGGGCTTTATCGCACTATTTGGTATTGCCGTAGAAACGGGGATTGTGATGGTGATTTATTTGAATGATGCCATGCAACAGCTGATTAAATTAAAAGGTAATTCGAGCGAAACCATTACCAAAGAGGATTTGAGAGAATATGTGATCCATGGTGCAGCAAAAAGATTGAGACCAAAATTGATGACGGTTTGCGTGTCGCTCTTTGGTCTGGTGCCGGTACTTTGGGCAACCGGAGTAGGGGTAGATGTGATGCAGCCTATTGTATTGCCTATGATAGGTGGGGTGCTCACTTCATCCACACACATTTTATTGGTTACCCCATTGATCTTTTTAATGTCCAAAGAGTATGAATTGAGGAAATATGGAAAACTGGAGGTGCACGATGTACATCATTAAAAGAATAATAGGAATTTTATTGCTGCTGCCGCTTTATTCGGTGGCACAACAGCAACAGCCGGTACTTACGCTGGACACGGTCCTGGCACGAATTGATAAAAATAATCTACTGCTACAATCGTACGGTTTAAAAGCCGAAAGTTATAAACATACTGCCAGGGCGGCAACGGCCTGGATGGCGCCAATGGTAGGTGTGGGGACATTTATGACACCCTATCCCGGACAAATGCTGATGGATGATCGCGATAAAGGTTCTATCATGTTGCAATTTGAGCAGGATATCCCTAATCCGGTAAAGCTAAATGCCAACAAACGTTACATTGAATCGAAGGGTAAAGTTGAAAATGAAACCCGCGGGGTTACCTTAAATGACTATAAAGCCCAGGCCAAACGTCTTTATTTTGGTTGGTTGGTAGCCGGGCAAAAGATCGCTGTATTGCAGCAGAATCAGAAGATCATGGAAACCATGAAAAAGATTGAAGAGATCAGGTATCCTTATAACCAGTCGAAATTAGGTAGCGTATATAAAACGGATGCAAAGTTGCAGGAAAACCTGAACATGATTCGCATGCAGGAGGGAGATATTGCCAGGGCACGAGCCTGGTTAAACAGCCTGATGAATGCACAGGGCAATGCTGATTTTGCTATTGATGCCAGTTATCAGCCCAAATTTGTACCTGCTGCGGCTATTGATACCGCTAGTTTGGCCCTGGCCAGAAACGACATTAAAAAGATGGACTACAGCATACAATCTATGCAGCTGAACATTGAAGCGATGAAAAAACAGAGCAGGCCGGATTTTAAACTGCGGTTCGACCACATGTCGCCGCTCACCAAAATGATGCCCAAAGCTTTCAGTGTGATGGGAATGGTTAGCATACCTATTGCACCATGGTCGTCTAAAATGTACAAATCGGAGGTGAAAGGTATGGAGTATGAGGTGCTGGCGATGGGTAAAGAAAAGGCAGCCATGTTGCAGGAAACGCAGGGCATGTTGTACGGTATGCAATTCGAAATCAAATCCATGGAGCAGCGGATTGCAGCGATGGAAGATAAAATTATCCCTACCCTGCAAAAAACGCTTGATGTGAACTTTTTAAGTTACCGGGAGAATAAAATGGAACTGCCCGAAGTAATTGCTGCCTGGGAAGCACTAACGATGATGCAAACCAGCGTACTGGATGAGAAACTGAAACTTTATTTAATGATTGCAGATTATGAGAAAGAACTATATCGTTGATCGTCCTAAGCGCGTTGTACAGCCCTTCGTGCTGATAGCGCTGATTGCTGTTATGGTTGTAAGTGCCTGCAAACAGAAAAAGACAGATCAGCATGATGCACATACTGATCCGGGACTGGTAAAAATAGACAGTAATTTGTCGCACTTGCTAAAACCGTCTGATGAGCAGGTGGTGTCAACACTACCGGTCATTAAGGCTGGGTATGGCACTAAAATATTTACGGAAGAGGTGCAGGGTATCATAGGTTACGATACCCGCAATGAAAATAATATTGCCAGCAGAGTGAGTGGCAGGATAGAGCGCTTGTTAATCAGGTATAATTATCAACCTGTTAAAAAAGGACAGCTGATTATGGAGGTTTATTCTCCTGATCTGGCTGCAGCACAACAGGAACTGCTGTTTATAAAAAATGCGGAAACAGATCCGGTACTGCTGGGAAGCGCAAAACAGCGCTTAATGTTATTGGGTATGAGTGCGCAGGCAATTAACCAGTTGCTCAAAACCGGGAAAGTAAATTACCGCATTCCTGTATACAGCAATGCGGATGGATATATCCTTGAAAAGGCTGCAGCCAACGCTGCGGTAGCTGCACCGGCACCTGCTGCTACGCCATCTTCAGGAGGCGATGGCATGAGTGGAATGGGCGGTGGAGCCTCAGGTAATGTTGCTGCTATGCCTGCAGCCGCTGCACCGGCAAATAGTCCGGTGATGTTGCGCGAGGGGCAATATGTAAGTGCAGGACAGTCACTTTTTACAATTTATAATGCCGACCGTCTGGTGGCCGAGTTTTCGTTAAAGCCGGCATTGGCAGCATTGGTAAAAAAGGGCAATAAATTTGTTTTCTATAAAACAGTAGATAAAAGCAGCATTCAAACTGCCTCTGTAGGAATGATTCAACCCGTTTTTAAAAATGGCGAGAACTTTACCATTGCCAGAGTATACCTCAGTAAACCCAATTTCAAGGTAGGCGAGTTACTTACAGCCAGAATACCGGTATTGTTATCTCAATCCTGGTGGTTGCCTGAAGAGGCCCTGGTTGCTTTGGGAAATAAAAAGATTGTATTTAAAAAAGAAGGTAATGTTTTTATCCCTAAAGAAGTAAAGGCGGGTATTACCATTGCGGGAATGGTACAGGTGGCAACCGATATCAGTAATTGGGATATCAGTAAAAATGCGGCTTACCTGGTTGATAGTGAAAGTTTTATTAAAACGGCACAATAGTAATGGAACGGAAAATATTTATTAAAAACATGGCCCTGATGGCGCTGCTTCCATCAGTATTTATAGCGGCCTGCAGTAGTGAGAAAAAGCCGGAGGCGGGGGCATCAAAGGCAAAAGTGCAGACTTTTACTTGCCCCATGCACCCGCAGATCGTTAAAAATGAAATGAGTACTTGTCCTATTTGTGGAATGGACCTGGTGCCGTTTGAAAAAAATAGCAACGACAAGGCCTTAACATTGGATGAAAAGAGGCAGGCATTGGCCAACATCACCACTATGGTGATAGGCGAAAATAGTGTTTCGGGAACCAAACAGCTTAATGGACGCCTGGTAGTGAGTCCCGAGCAGAGCAGTTATATCTCAAGCAGGATTGCGGGGCGTGTTGAGCAACTGTATGTAAGGGAGACTGGTGTAAAGGTTACAAAAGGACAGCCATTATACAAATTGTATTCAGAACAGCTGGCTACACTTCAGCAGGAATACCTGATGGCCATAGCCCAGGAAAAACAGTTTCAGGGCGATAAAATAGAAAAGCAGATTGTAGCCTCGGCCAAACAAAAATTACGTTTGTACGGTCAGTCGGAACAGCAGGTTCAGCAATTGTCGGCCAGTCAGAAAAAAGATCCTTATGTGGTGTTTTTTGCGCCAGAGAGTGGGGTAGTGGCCGAGTTATCGGTAACCCAGGGACAGTACGTAGCCGAGGGTGGCCCTATCCTTCGCTTAGAAGGTTATGGTCGTTTGTGGGTTGAAGCAGATGTTTATCCAAATGAAGCTAAAAATGTTAAACAGGGGCAGAAAGTAAAAGTAGCTGTTACTGGTTGGGAAGATCAACCTCAGGAGATGACGATTGACTTTATTACCCCTGCATTGCAATCGGGAACGCAGGTGATGCAAATCAGAGGAAGTATTCCAAATCCCGGAAATCAATGGCAACCTGGTTTGCAGGCCAATGTGTTTTTACCTGCCGGCAGTAAAAGTAATGTGCTTACTTTACCCGTAGATGCAGTAATCAGAGATGGAAAAGGAATGCATGTCTGGACAAAAAAAGGTAAAGATAGTTTTGAACCGAGATTGGTAAAAACCGGACAGGAGAACGATAATCAGGTCGAAATTTCGGAAGGCTTGAAAAATGGTGATCAGGTAGTGGTTACAGGAGCTTACCTTTTGTACAGTGAGTATATCCTTAAAAAAGGAAAAAATCCGGTTGAAGGATTAAAAATGCAATAATAAGGAGACTGCTTCGTCGTTTTATCGCTTGTCCTGACAATAGGTGCGTTTTGTTAAGACAAAGCGTACGACGGAGCCATCTCGCTTTATATGAATTGTTTAAAACGATAATAAACTAATCAAATAATCAAAATCAGAAAAATGAAAACAGTAATCAATTTGGCCCTTACTTTTGCTGCAGTAACTTTATTTGCAGCTTGCGGAAACACACAGAAACCCGCTGAAGCAGACCCTCATGCAGGGCATAATCATGCACCTGGTGAAGGTCATGGCGCTGTCGTAGAAAAACCTGCTACCGGAGTGGCTATAAAAGATGATAAGTTGAACGCAGTATATCAACACTATATTCATTTGAGCACTGCACTTGTAAATGGTGATATGACTGAAGCTAAAGTAGCAGCCAGTGCGATCGAATTAGGTGCAAAGGAGTTGACGGCCGGAACGGCATTGGCAGGCCTGGCATCAAAAATCGGTGCAGCCGCCGACATCGAAGCACAACGGACCTTATTCTCTGACTTAAGCAATGATTTTATCGCACGTGTTAAAGCTTCCGGTTTAACTTCCGGTGAAGTCTACGTAGAATATTGTCCGATGGCCTTGAACGATAAAGGTGCATCCTGGTTAAGTAATCAGAAAGACATTAAAAATCCTTATTTTGGAGAAAGTATGTTGACTTGCGGAGAGGTAAAAGAGACCATCAAATAATTTTTTTGATTGTATGCTTCATTTAGTATCTTTAGAAAAACACTAAAAATATCTATGAAACAGTTAACTTTTATATTGCTGCTGACAGCAATTTCATTTGCGGGCCTTGCCCAGAATAAGGATGCTATTCTTGGTAAATGGATCAATTCATCAGGCGAAGCACATGTTGACATCACTAAAAAAGGAGATAAATATTACGGCAAAATTGTATGGTTAAAAGAGCCTAAGGATGAGAAAGGAGCTGTGAAAACGGATGTAAAGAATCCGGATGAAACCTTACAGGCAAGGCCGATTTTAGGGTTGGAGATCTTGAAGAATTTTATTTTTGAAGATGGGAAATGGACAGATGGCAAAATATATGATCCTAAATCGGGCAAAACCTATAGCTGCAACATGACGCTGAAGGGCAATGATGTTTTAAATATGAGAGGCTATATCGGCATTTCGTTGATTGGAAGATCGGAAACCTGGAAAAGAGTTAAGTAATGAAAAATTTTGCTGTGTTGCTGTTGTTACTGCCTTTTTTTGTCTTTGCGCAAACTGACAAACTTGTCCCACTAACGACAGGTACAAACACCAGTATCAGAGGAATGTGTGTAGTGTCCGATCAGGTGGCCTGGGTAAGTGGCAGCAACGGTTATGTGGGCAAAACAACGGATGGCGGCAAAACCTGGCAATGGTTGCAACCTGCAGGCTTCAATAAACTGGATTTCAGGGATATTGAAGCTTTTGATGCAGATAAGGCGATAGTGGTAAATGCAGGCGCCCCGGCCTACGTTTTATTGACCGTTGATGGTGGTAAAACATGGACCGAACGATATAAAAATACCGATTCCGCTATATTTTTAGATGGTATGGATTTTTGGGATGCAAAAAATGGGATCATCTTTGGTGATCCCATTTTCCATAAAATGCAATTGTTGCAAACAAAAGACGGTGGCCAGAATTGGAATGACATTTCTGCAAATGTGAAATTTGAAATCACACCTGGAGAAGCTGGCTTTGCCGCTAGCGGCACCACTATTAAAGCAATGCCTGGCGGTTCAACATGGATTGCTACCGGAGGGGCCAAAGCGCATATTTATTTCTCAAACAATTACGCCCGTACATGGAAGCGGTTTGCCTGCCCTATTGTACAGGGAGAATCCAGTACCGGAACCTTTTCAATGGCTTTTAATACCCAAAAGGAAGGTGTAGTGGTAGGTGGAAATTACCTGAAAGACAAAGAAAACTTAAACAATGTACTACTGACAAAAGATGGTGGAAGAAGCTGGCACAAACCTATACAGCCTGTTGGTGGGTATCGTTCTGGCGTAGCCTATATCAGTAGTAGTTTTTTGATAGCCACAGGGAGTTCGGGAACTGATGTTTCAAGGGATGGAGGACTGAACTGGGGTACTATCTCTGATTTGAATTTTAATGTGGTTCAAAAAGCAAAAAAAGGCAAGCTGGTGTTGCTTGCCGGAAATAAGGGAAATATCTACCAATTGATTACTCGATAGAAAACAGACCGAATGGATTTCCCTCCGTATCTGCACAGATAGAACAAAATCCATACTCGCCAATAGAGAATTTAGAACGGTTTACATGTCCGCCTGCTTTGGCTATTCGGCTTTCTTCCACACTGCAATCCTTGCAAGGAAAATAAACCATGGTGGTTACACAGGCGCCATCGCCCTCTTTGGTTCCTGCCATTTCAATAAGCGCTCCTGATACCCCCTGGTTTTCCATAGGTGAAAAGAAGCACATTTTCATGCCTTCAGGCGAATCGCCGGGACCGGGAGCATCTCTGAATTCTGTTCCCAAAACTGTACTGTAAAATTTTTTTGCCCGCTCCATATCCTTGACATAGATTTCAAACCAGCAGATGATATTTTCATTCATAATTACAAATTTTAAGTTATGTATATCAAATATAACATGAAGGGGATTGAAAGCACATGGGCGATTACGCCATTTAACAGGTGTGTCTGCGGCAAACTATTGTTTTAACATGCAGTGGAAATTGATTTTTTTGAGAAGGTATACAATAAATCAAATATTTGATCGTCTATATATCTGAGAGCGTTAATTTAGATAGCGGGGATACGGTGGATTGCTGTATCTCCGTTTTTTTTTGAAAACGGAGATGTTTTACCTGATCTGTTAATAAGTAAAAAGCCAGGTCATCCAACCTGGCTTTCAAACAAAACTTAGATCTAACCAAACATCTAATTTCAGTAAATATAGAAATTGTACTGGACGTCAAGGGCGGATTCGAACCGCCGTGAAAGGTTTTGCAGACCCTTACCTAACCACTCGGCCACATGACTATGTGTTCATCGTTTTTAGCGATTACTGATACAAATATATACAAAGTCTACAAATTTACTAGACTTTATTTAAAATAGAGTGAATTTATTTATTAAGTTGTTGATATACAGTTTATTTATTTTTATAAAAAATATTTTATGTCGCAATTGCCCCCTTTAATTGACGCCATGTGACAGTCTTCATCGCGAAAACAATCCTTAGCTTTAAAGTTATAAACAGGGGCATTATTTTTTGATCAAACAGAATACAGCCTGATATGTTGATGATTTAAATGATAAGTATTATGGAAACAAAAACAGCGAGTACCAGGACCGAAGGTTTACTGACCTTATTTGATATGCAGACTACATTTTTTGGTCGCGCAATTGATGGGATTACAGAGGCGGATATGCACAACCGTCTAAATACAAAAGCCAACCACATGGCCTGGCTTACAGGTGCATTGGTGCAACAACGTTATTGGATGACTACAGAAACGCAACCCGGACTTCATCAGGCGGGCGAGGAATTGTTTAAAGATTTTAAAGGAATCCAGGATGGTGCCACTTATCCCACCAATAGTCAGTATCTTCAGGATTGGGAAAAATTTACGCCAATAGCCCGGCAGGCTTTGGTTGGTATGTCTGATGAGAAACTAGACAGCGAAATGGATATGGGCGGCATGAAAATGACCTATTATGAAATGATCTCGTTTACGATATACCGGGAGGCCAGCATGATCGGACAGTTGGCTTTGTGGCGCAGATTATTGGGCTATGCTGCTTTGAAATATGATTAGGTTAATTCTATAAATTTTTGGTGCCATTCTATCTTGCGGTTTGGATTTTATATATTCGTAGTATAACAATTGTTTTATAAATATCTCGCAGCAGCAAATACCTTTGTATATGCATACAACAGATGACGACATCTGTTGTGAGGAAAATTTTTTGTATACTTTTTTATAAAACAAATGAACTTAATTGATTCAAAAATAGATAGTTTTTACACTCAGAGTTCTGAAGATACGCGATTAAAAACCGGACTTGGACCGTTGGAGTTTGAGCGGAATAAAGAACTGATATCCCGTTATCTACCCAGCGGAAAAGCAACCATTGCCGATGTGGGCGGAGGTACTGGCCATTATGCGGCCTGGTTAAGTGGTTTGGGACATAAAGTGATGCTGATAGATCCGGTGAGCAAACATATTCAGCAAGCCGAAAAACGGGCGAAAAAAATAAAAAATGCTTTTGATTGTCAGATAGGTGAAGCACGTAACCTACCTTTCGCTGCCCAAAGCTTTGACCTGGTTATTTTGCATGGCCCACTTTATCACTTGCTGGAACAGTCTGAACGTATCGCTGCAATTAAAGAGGCGTGTAGAGTGTTAAAACCACGTGGTATTATACTGGGTTTTGCAATTACGCATGCAGCCTCAACACTAGCCGCTTTTCAGAATGGATTTATACATCAGCCTGATATTTTTAAGATGTGTGTTGAAGAATTGTCAAGCGGCGAACATCATGCCCCTTCAAGCTTTCCGGGGATACTGGCTCAGGCCTATTTTCACAAGCCCTCGACATTGATCAACGAGTTTCAGCTTTGCGGCTTAAGTATCCTCAATCTGTTGGCAGTTGAGGGAATGGGCTGGATGGATAAATCTTTTTTTGAAAGCTGGTCGACACCAGAAAAAAGAAAACGATTGAACGAATTGTTGGCGCTTACAGAGTCGGACAGAGATTTATTATGTTTTAGCCCGCACATGATGATTGCCGCGGAAGTGAATGATTCGCTAGGATAGCTAAACTGATGATTTTCATGGTATTTCAGTATGGCTTTTTTGCCATACTGAAATATAGTTAGGGGAGTTTAATTAATAAAAAATTATCTTTGCAGTTGCTCCCTAAATTAAATA
Encoded proteins:
- a CDS encoding efflux RND transporter permease subunit codes for the protein MIQWFKNIFKKSPDWISEEDRLEVITKSSKQVSRGVFFATVIIITSFLPVFMLTGQEGKLFHPLAYTKTFIMIVDALLVITLAPVLISFFMKGKFKPDNANPVNRFLEKVYEPVIRVVLKWRKTTIAVNVIALLITIPLLKNLGTEFIPPLDEQSILFMPVTLPDVSNAEAKRILQVQDKIIKSVPEVDKVLGKAGRASTATDNSPISMIETIITLKPKSEWREGITKKDIVTELDAKLQIPGVVNGWTQPIINRINMLATGIRTDVGIKVFGQNLDTIASVSEKVKAALEGTPGVSDLFVEPITGGKYLSIDIKREELARYGLNVDDVNQVVESALGGASVGNTIEGRQRFSISVRLAQEYRNSVERIQRIPIQSPGFGEVPLSAVADVKFEDGPPMISSDNAILRGAVMFNVRDRDLGSTVQDAMEKLNKEKGVLPEGYFLEWSGQYENLIRGKQTLMWIAPVVLVIIFFSLYFAFHSVREAFLSLITVPFALIGGAYMIYFWGVNLSVGVAVGFIALFGIAVETGIVMVIYLNDAMQQLIKLKGNSSETITKEDLREYVIHGAAKRLRPKLMTVCVSLFGLVPVLWATGVGVDVMQPIVLPMIGGVLTSSTHILLVTPLIFLMSKEYELRKYGKLEVHDVHH
- a CDS encoding TolC family protein, which translates into the protein MYIIKRIIGILLLLPLYSVAQQQQPVLTLDTVLARIDKNNLLLQSYGLKAESYKHTARAATAWMAPMVGVGTFMTPYPGQMLMDDRDKGSIMLQFEQDIPNPVKLNANKRYIESKGKVENETRGVTLNDYKAQAKRLYFGWLVAGQKIAVLQQNQKIMETMKKIEEIRYPYNQSKLGSVYKTDAKLQENLNMIRMQEGDIARARAWLNSLMNAQGNADFAIDASYQPKFVPAAAIDTASLALARNDIKKMDYSIQSMQLNIEAMKKQSRPDFKLRFDHMSPLTKMMPKAFSVMGMVSIPIAPWSSKMYKSEVKGMEYEVLAMGKEKAAMLQETQGMLYGMQFEIKSMEQRIAAMEDKIIPTLQKTLDVNFLSYRENKMELPEVIAAWEALTMMQTSVLDEKLKLYLMIADYEKELYR
- a CDS encoding efflux RND transporter periplasmic adaptor subunit: MRKNYIVDRPKRVVQPFVLIALIAVMVVSACKQKKTDQHDAHTDPGLVKIDSNLSHLLKPSDEQVVSTLPVIKAGYGTKIFTEEVQGIIGYDTRNENNIASRVSGRIERLLIRYNYQPVKKGQLIMEVYSPDLAAAQQELLFIKNAETDPVLLGSAKQRLMLLGMSAQAINQLLKTGKVNYRIPVYSNADGYILEKAAANAAVAAPAPAATPSSGGDGMSGMGGGASGNVAAMPAAAAPANSPVMLREGQYVSAGQSLFTIYNADRLVAEFSLKPALAALVKKGNKFVFYKTVDKSSIQTASVGMIQPVFKNGENFTIARVYLSKPNFKVGELLTARIPVLLSQSWWLPEEALVALGNKKIVFKKEGNVFIPKEVKAGITIAGMVQVATDISNWDISKNAAYLVDSESFIKTAQ
- a CDS encoding efflux RND transporter periplasmic adaptor subunit, producing the protein MERKIFIKNMALMALLPSVFIAACSSEKKPEAGASKAKVQTFTCPMHPQIVKNEMSTCPICGMDLVPFEKNSNDKALTLDEKRQALANITTMVIGENSVSGTKQLNGRLVVSPEQSSYISSRIAGRVEQLYVRETGVKVTKGQPLYKLYSEQLATLQQEYLMAIAQEKQFQGDKIEKQIVASAKQKLRLYGQSEQQVQQLSASQKKDPYVVFFAPESGVVAELSVTQGQYVAEGGPILRLEGYGRLWVEADVYPNEAKNVKQGQKVKVAVTGWEDQPQEMTIDFITPALQSGTQVMQIRGSIPNPGNQWQPGLQANVFLPAGSKSNVLTLPVDAVIRDGKGMHVWTKKGKDSFEPRLVKTGQENDNQVEISEGLKNGDQVVVTGAYLLYSEYILKKGKNPVEGLKMQ
- a CDS encoding DUF3347 domain-containing protein is translated as MKTVINLALTFAAVTLFAACGNTQKPAEADPHAGHNHAPGEGHGAVVEKPATGVAIKDDKLNAVYQHYIHLSTALVNGDMTEAKVAASAIELGAKELTAGTALAGLASKIGAAADIEAQRTLFSDLSNDFIARVKASGLTSGEVYVEYCPMALNDKGASWLSNQKDIKNPYFGESMLTCGEVKETIK
- a CDS encoding DUF2147 domain-containing protein; its protein translation is MKQLTFILLLTAISFAGLAQNKDAILGKWINSSGEAHVDITKKGDKYYGKIVWLKEPKDEKGAVKTDVKNPDETLQARPILGLEILKNFIFEDGKWTDGKIYDPKSGKTYSCNMTLKGNDVLNMRGYIGISLIGRSETWKRVK
- a CDS encoding YCF48-related protein, with amino-acid sequence MKNFAVLLLLLPFFVFAQTDKLVPLTTGTNTSIRGMCVVSDQVAWVSGSNGYVGKTTDGGKTWQWLQPAGFNKLDFRDIEAFDADKAIVVNAGAPAYVLLTVDGGKTWTERYKNTDSAIFLDGMDFWDAKNGIIFGDPIFHKMQLLQTKDGGQNWNDISANVKFEITPGEAGFAASGTTIKAMPGGSTWIATGGAKAHIYFSNNYARTWKRFACPIVQGESSTGTFSMAFNTQKEGVVVGGNYLKDKENLNNVLLTKDGGRSWHKPIQPVGGYRSGVAYISSSFLIATGSSGTDVSRDGGLNWGTISDLNFNVVQKAKKGKLVLLAGNKGNIYQLITR
- a CDS encoding VOC family protein; this encodes MNENIICWFEIYVKDMERAKKFYSTVLGTEFRDAPGPGDSPEGMKMCFFSPMENQGVSGALIEMAGTKEGDGACVTTMVYFPCKDCSVEESRIAKAGGHVNRSKFSIGEYGFCSICADTEGNPFGLFSIE
- a CDS encoding DinB family protein, whose amino-acid sequence is METKTASTRTEGLLTLFDMQTTFFGRAIDGITEADMHNRLNTKANHMAWLTGALVQQRYWMTTETQPGLHQAGEELFKDFKGIQDGATYPTNSQYLQDWEKFTPIARQALVGMSDEKLDSEMDMGGMKMTYYEMISFTIYREASMIGQLALWRRLLGYAALKYD
- a CDS encoding class I SAM-dependent methyltransferase, with product MNLIDSKIDSFYTQSSEDTRLKTGLGPLEFERNKELISRYLPSGKATIADVGGGTGHYAAWLSGLGHKVMLIDPVSKHIQQAEKRAKKIKNAFDCQIGEARNLPFAAQSFDLVILHGPLYHLLEQSERIAAIKEACRVLKPRGIILGFAITHAASTLAAFQNGFIHQPDIFKMCVEELSSGEHHAPSSFPGILAQAYFHKPSTLINEFQLCGLSILNLLAVEGMGWMDKSFFESWSTPEKRKRLNELLALTESDRDLLCFSPHMMIAAEVNDSLG